gagccccctcctcaccTGAGGACGCAGCCGGGGAAGAGGATCTCGTACTCGACCTGGTGGGATGAGCCGCGGCTGACCACCACGGTGTGCTCGTACTGCTGCGCCAGCTGGTCCCGCACGTAGTAGTGCTGGGGCACGTCCCCCCCGTAGTTGATCTGGAAGGGGATGGAGATGGATGTAGGGATGGGGGGACCACCCCTGCAACCCTGAGGAGCTCGGGGAAGGGGGCTTCTACCTTGCTTGGGCACTTGGGGTCCCCGTCGGGGTCTGTCAGGGTGCCCCCGTATTCCACCGGGATCTGCCCGGGGTCAATGTATTTCTGCAGGATCTCCTTCCAGTTGGCTGGTGAGGTGGAGGACGGCGGGGTTTAGGGGGGCTGTGAGCCCTGCAGCGAGCCCTGGCCCAGCCAGGGACCACCCCCCAGGGCTGAGGTTTCACCCCTGGGTGGGATGAAAGCAGAAGGGGACACGGCACCCCGTTTTTGGCTTCCACCGCACCCCTCCAGCTGGGGAGACCCTGGGGAGGGGGTCAGGACTCACATCCCAGGACCACGACCTTCTTGCGAGTGTCCTCACTCAGGAAGTGCTTGACGAGGTTGTAGGCAACGGGGAAGATcttgggggctgggggaagatgGGGGGTGTTAGGGTAGGGGTCAGCACCCAGCCAGGGGGAGTGGGACCCTGGGGCCAGACTCACCCTTCACAATAAACAGGCGCTTCAGGGACTCGGGGTAGTTCTCCTCGAACATGGACAGGAGCTGCAGGATGGGGAGAGCTTCAGGTCATCCCTGTGCCCCATGCACCCACCAAGGCACAGGGGGGAGCGCAGCAGGGTGCAggctgggacccccaccccaaagcGCTGGAGGGGTGTGGGACACCGGCAGGGACCCGCCCCACATCATCTCTCGGGGCACGAGCTGGCCcacatccctgcatccctgctgcagcctggggacagcagtggCCCCCagcgggggaagggggggcgggcagggagccCCTCACCTCCCCGTACGTGTCCACAGCTGGCTTCCAGAGGTGCTTCAGGCCCAGGCCCTCACAGTCATAGACCATCATCACCATCTCGATCTTCTTGCCCAGCTGGGACAGGAGGACAGGGGGGCTCAGCTGGCATCCACCCCCTGCAGGGACTGGTCCCCCCCGGGCCAGAGCTCCCTCCCAAGTGCTGGTGTGGGGAGAAGGGGCATTGTGGGCTGGTGtgggtgctgggatggggacacgGGCTGGTGGGGATGGACAGGACATGGACttgtggggctggcagggacatGGGCTAGTGGGGATGGACTGGATGTGGACTACAGGGCTGGGTAGAACATTGGGTTGTGGGGATGGACAAGGTGTGGACTTAATGGGACTGGCAGGGACATGGACTGAGGGGGCTGGACTGGACATGGAcccatggggctggggagggcactGGCTGGTGGGGATGGACCAGACATGGATTtatggggctggcagggacatgggcctggggggctggtggggacgTGTTGGCGGGGACggtggggagctgggctggtggggatGGACAAgagtggggctggtggggcaggcaggtgcccaccttctggctctgctgctcacACTCCTGCCGCAGCACCTCGCAGTCACGGAACTTGTTCTTGAGCAGGTCCTGCTTGGAGGCGGAGAAGAGCAGCCCCTTGGCATCCAGCGGCCCGATGATCTCGTACCAGATGGGGCAGCCCTCCCGGTCATAGCCACACATTCCCCCTGACATGTACTTCTTGATCACCTGCGGGAGACAGCAAGGGGCTCAGGGGGACCGCGCACCCTCCCAGGGAGGGGACAGTCCCCCTCCGTGGACTCCCAccccggggctggggacacccacCTCAGGGGCCTCCCAGGCGATGATGTTGTCGGCGTCCATGTGTTTGCGGACCTCGACATGCTGCAGAGGGGGCAGAGCAAGCTGGGGTGAGGGGATTTGGGGACCCCCCATCCCATGGGATGAGGGACACCCCATGGGAGGGTCACCCTTGTTGGGAGAGGCTGGTGGCCCATGGCGCACTGTCCCATCCCAGGTGACAATGGTGGTATGGCAAGGTCCCCCCCAAAAAGCGGGGTGCCCCTCTCACCTTGCGGAGCATCGCCTCTGACTTGGGCAGGTCGAAGCAACGCGCTGCAAGACAGCAGAAAGCTCAGCGCCACTGCTgatgtccccagccccacagccccccatgGGGTCTTCCAGCCCCCACCAcatgtgccccccccccctgGGGTTACCTCGGAGCCATTTCAGGAGGAAATAGTCAtcctgggagggcagggagggcagcacgTCCTTCAGGTTCTCCCGAAACTGTGGGGAGAAGAGGGATCATTGGTGGATGGGTCCCTGCTCCCGCCCCAAAAGCTCCAGGGCTTCATGTTTGTGTACCCCTCCCCCTCAAAAAAAGCCCCATCCAGGACTGGGACTGTCCCAGGAGAGAAGGGGCACCCCGTGCCCCGTCCCTGCCACCAGGTGCAGCCACAGTGAGTGGCCATCTCCACTTTCCTCCCTGGCAGGGGACTGTCCCCAGGCCAGCCACTGAGCACCGCCTGTCCCCAAGCCGATCCTCTTGCTAAAGGTGTGAGTGGGGGCTGCCCCTGGCGAGGGTCCCACAAGCCCTTGTCCCGCAGGTGGACCAACCCCCTCCTCTGCCATCACCCGTGGCATCCTTCGGGGCTGAGCCAGTCACTGGTCGGTCACTGCCTGTCCCCCTGCTCTGGTGACATCCCAGCGGTTCACAGCCCCCCTGGGTGgcccagagcaggcaggagggtgcAGAACTGGGGGAGTGTGGGGGTGCCGGGGCACCCTTGGCACGTGGCCCTGCTCACCCCAGCAAAGCCCCAGCCCAAATCTCCGTACCAGTCCAGGACCTCGCCTTAATGAGGCTGATTAGATTATCTCCCGCTGAATTTAGGTGTAATTAAACCCGGGATTAGCTTCTTCACCCTGAGAAAAACAAGGTGCCGGCGGACGGGTTTCGCAGCTCGCCTTTCTCGCCCACCCGTTGCCGCCTTGGCACTG
The Falco rusticolus isolate bFalRus1 chromosome 1, bFalRus1.pri, whole genome shotgun sequence genome window above contains:
- the SEC14L2 gene encoding SEC14-like protein 2 isoform X3, which encodes MLRKHVEVRKHMDADNIIAWEAPEVIKKYMSGGMCGYDREGCPIWYEIIGPLDAKGLLFSASKQDLLKNKFRDCEVLRQECEQQSQKLGKKIEMVMMVYDCEGLGLKHLWKPAVDTYGELLSMFEENYPESLKRLFIVKAPKIFPVAYNLVKHFLSEDTRKKVVVLGSNWKEILQKYIDPGQIPVEYGGTLTDPDGDPKCPSKINYGGDVPQHYYVRDQLAQQYEHTVVVSRGSSHQVEYEILFPGCVLRWQFRSEGADVGFGVYLKTKVGERQRAGDMTEVYPNQRYNAHMVPEDGSLTCSTPGIYVLRFDNTYSYLHAKKVSYSVEVLLPDATSAQQIQQLGDKLSEVGLSHSP
- the SEC14L2 gene encoding SEC14-like protein 2 isoform X1; the encoded protein is MSGRVGDLSPRQAEALAQFRENLKDVLPSLPSQDDYFLLKWLRARCFDLPKSEAMLRKHVEVRKHMDADNIIAWEAPEVIKKYMSGGMCGYDREGCPIWYEIIGPLDAKGLLFSASKQDLLKNKFRDCEVLRQECEQQSQKLGKKIEMVMMVYDCEGLGLKHLWKPAVDTYGELLSMFEENYPESLKRLFIVKAPKIFPVAYNLVKHFLSEDTRKKVVVLGSNWKEILQKYIDPGQIPVEYGGTLTDPDGDPKCPSKINYGGDVPQHYYVRDQLAQQYEHTVVVSRGSSHQVEYEILFPGCVLRWQFRSEGADVGFGVYLKTKVGERQRAGDMTEVYPNQRYNAHMVPEDGSLTCSTPGIYVLRFDNTYSYLHAKKVSYSVEVLLPDATSAQQIQQLGDKLSEVGLSHSP
- the SEC14L2 gene encoding SEC14-like protein 2 isoform X2 codes for the protein MSGRVGDLSPRQAEALAQFRENLKDVLPSLPSQDDYFLLKWLRARCFDLPKSEAMLRKHVEVRKHMDADNIIAWEAPEVIKKYMSGGMCGYDREGCPIWYEIIGPLDAKGLLFSASKQDLLKNKFRDCEVLRQECEQQSQKLGKKIEMVMMVYDCEGLGLKHLWKPAVDTYGELLSMFEENYPESLKRLFIVKAPKIFPVAYNLVKHFLSEDTRKKVVVLGSNWKEILQKYIDPGQIPVEYGGTLTDPDGDPKCPSKINYGGDVPQHYYVRDQLAQQYEHTVVVSRGSSHQVEYEILFPGCVLRCPALRQHLQLPPRQEGELQRGGAAARRHLRPADPAAGGQAQRGGAQPQPLATPPHRSVPPGWASDPLPQHGSWEDGEGAEPPPKHMDWGGG